A section of the Girardinichthys multiradiatus isolate DD_20200921_A chromosome 5, DD_fGirMul_XY1, whole genome shotgun sequence genome encodes:
- the fam114a1 gene encoding protein NOXP20 isoform X1: MSKAVTSDAEPCTESGSLSEKALHTDPGPRQDDSALLEHPTASPQPSLNTESTDFPHAAKQAALEDTTTKPETSEGPSEPPAEDQVVECDQAVSLEPDPESLEEEEKMSVQQKEQGWGGWSTWGKSLLSNATSTVGQSLTSVKVKAGEALRLHRTSVGEEALEEEDEGAGEKKEGGECPDGSSLSAAPAAASTRGVFSTITHAVQNTGKSVISGGLDALEFIGKKTMNVLAESDPGFKKTKTLMQKTASLSQMLREAKEKERARLSNQPLSAPTARYGILFDNYQGLSHLEALEILSNESEAKVQAFLSSLTEEEQQEVKKELIFIKEIFIKQDEEEEEREETEGETKDNGDLSSQIHCSTPISADGEEFVSVLTELLFELHVAATPDKLSKARMRAQEWVNKVEQLGGEAFSGESTEDQKDDGQNKKEEKKKDEEEQLEDNRSEEEDKAKESDLQSVEGIYRSSVGSLAEVTARSIEQLHKVAELILHGQEQEKPARDQAQILTKLTCAMCKEVDCLTKRFSGTLLLVGAQRKAEELNPLVDSVLQEGTNSTNYILNAFQLLLPVLQISHIQSQHRQPAAEPEAKPQH, from the exons ATGTCTAAGGCTGTCACTTCTGATGCAGAGCCCTGCACAGAGAGCGGGTCTCTGTCCGAAAAGGCTCTCCACACTGATCCTGGCCCTCGTCAGGATGATTCAGCGCTCCTTGAGCATCCGACGGCTTCACCGCAGCCTTCTCTCAACACAGAGAGCACAGACTTCCCTCACGCAGCCAAGCAGGCAGCCTTGGAGGACACCACGACCAAACCTGAAACATCTGAGGGTCCGTCAGAACCACCTGCCGAAGATCAGGTGGTTGAATGTGACCAAGCAGTGAGCCTGGAGCCAGATCCAGAGAGCttggaagaggaggagaag ATGTCAGTCCAGCAGAAAGAACAGGGCTGGGGAGGCTGGAGTACTTGGGGAAAATCTCTTCTGAGCAATGCCACCTCCACCGTTG GACAAAGCCTCACCTCTGTTAAGGTAAAGGCAGGTGAGGCTCTTCGTCTCCACAGGACATCGGTTGGAGAGGAGGCGCTAGAAGAGGAGGACGAGGGAGCAGGGGAGAAGAAAGAGGGAGGAGAATGTCCCGATGGATCCAGCTTAAGCGCTGCTCCTGCTGCAGCGTCCACCAGAGGGGTTTTCTCCACAATCACACATGCTGTACAGAATACT GGGAAGTCGGTCATCAGTGGAGGACTGGATGCCTTGGAGTTCATCGGGAAGAAGACCATGAATGTTCTAGCTGAGAGTGACCCGGGTTTTAAAAAGACCAAGACTCTAATGCAGAAGACCGCCTCTCTTAGTCAG ATGTTGAGGGAAGCCAAGGAAAAGGAGCGTGCACGTCTAAGCAACCAGCCGCTGAGTGCACCCACAGCTCGCTACGGCATCCTCTTTGACAACTACCAGGGTTTGTCCCACCTCGAGGCCCTGGAGATCCTGTCCAATGAGAGCGAGGCCAAA GTCCAAGCATTCCTGTCCTCCCTCACGGAGGAAGAGCAGCAGGAGGTGAAGAAGGAGTTGATTTTCATTAAAGAGATATTCATCAAGcaagatgaagaagaagaagagagggAGGAAACGGAAGGAGAGACAAAGGATAATGGTGATCTAAGTTCCCAGATACACTGTTCCACCCCCATAT CTGCTGACGGTGAGGAGTTTGTTAGTGTTCTGACAGAGCTGCTGTTTGAACTTCATGTTGCTGCGACACCGGACAAACTCAGCAAG GCTCGTATGAGAGCCCAGGAATGGGTGAACAAGGTGGAGCAGCTGGGAGGAGAAGCATTTTCCGGAGAGAGCACAGAGGATCAGAAGGATGATGGCCAgaacaaaaaagaagagaaaaagaaggaTGAGGAGGAACAGCTTGAGGACAACAGGAGTGAGGAGGAAGACAAGGCGAAAGAGAGTGACCTCCAATCAGTAGAG GGCATCTACCGGTCATCAGTGGGCAGTTTGGCAGAAGTGACGGCTCGCAGTATCGAACAGCTCCACAAGGTGGCAGAGCTCATCCTTCATGGTCAGGAGCAGGAGAAGCCAGCAAGAGACCAGGCACAAATCCTCACCAA GTTGACATGTGCCATGTGTAAGGAGGTAGATTGTTTGACCAAGAGGTTCTCTGGTACACTTCTTTTAGTTGGG GCCCAAAGGAAAGCAGAGGAGTTGAATCCACTTGTAGACAGCGTCCTGCAGGAG GGGACCAACAGTACCAACTACATCCTTAATGCAtttcagctgctgctgccagtccTGCAGATCTCCCACATCCAGAGCCAACACCGCCAACCTGCAGCAGAGCCAGAGGCGAAGCCGCAGCATTGA
- the fam114a1 gene encoding protein NOXP20 isoform X2, protein MSKAVTSDAEPCTESGSLSEKALHTDPGPRQDDSALLEHPTASPQPSLNTESTDFPHAAKQAALEDTTTKPETSEGPSEPPAEDQVVECDQAVSLEPDPESLEEEEKMSVQQKEQGWGGWSTWGKSLLSNATSTVGQSLTSVKVKAGEALRLHRTSVGEEALEEEDEGAGEKKEGGECPDGSSLSAAPAAASTRGVFSTITHAVQNTGKSVISGGLDALEFIGKKTMNVLAESDPGFKKTKTLMQKTASLSQMLREAKEKERARLSNQPLSAPTARYGILFDNYQGLSHLEALEILSNESEAKVQAFLSSLTEEEQQEVKKELIFIKEIFIKQDEEEEEREETEGETKDNAADGEEFVSVLTELLFELHVAATPDKLSKARMRAQEWVNKVEQLGGEAFSGESTEDQKDDGQNKKEEKKKDEEEQLEDNRSEEEDKAKESDLQSVEGIYRSSVGSLAEVTARSIEQLHKVAELILHGQEQEKPARDQAQILTKLTCAMCKEVDCLTKRFSGTLLLVGAQRKAEELNPLVDSVLQEGTNSTNYILNAFQLLLPVLQISHIQSQHRQPAAEPEAKPQH, encoded by the exons ATGTCTAAGGCTGTCACTTCTGATGCAGAGCCCTGCACAGAGAGCGGGTCTCTGTCCGAAAAGGCTCTCCACACTGATCCTGGCCCTCGTCAGGATGATTCAGCGCTCCTTGAGCATCCGACGGCTTCACCGCAGCCTTCTCTCAACACAGAGAGCACAGACTTCCCTCACGCAGCCAAGCAGGCAGCCTTGGAGGACACCACGACCAAACCTGAAACATCTGAGGGTCCGTCAGAACCACCTGCCGAAGATCAGGTGGTTGAATGTGACCAAGCAGTGAGCCTGGAGCCAGATCCAGAGAGCttggaagaggaggagaag ATGTCAGTCCAGCAGAAAGAACAGGGCTGGGGAGGCTGGAGTACTTGGGGAAAATCTCTTCTGAGCAATGCCACCTCCACCGTTG GACAAAGCCTCACCTCTGTTAAGGTAAAGGCAGGTGAGGCTCTTCGTCTCCACAGGACATCGGTTGGAGAGGAGGCGCTAGAAGAGGAGGACGAGGGAGCAGGGGAGAAGAAAGAGGGAGGAGAATGTCCCGATGGATCCAGCTTAAGCGCTGCTCCTGCTGCAGCGTCCACCAGAGGGGTTTTCTCCACAATCACACATGCTGTACAGAATACT GGGAAGTCGGTCATCAGTGGAGGACTGGATGCCTTGGAGTTCATCGGGAAGAAGACCATGAATGTTCTAGCTGAGAGTGACCCGGGTTTTAAAAAGACCAAGACTCTAATGCAGAAGACCGCCTCTCTTAGTCAG ATGTTGAGGGAAGCCAAGGAAAAGGAGCGTGCACGTCTAAGCAACCAGCCGCTGAGTGCACCCACAGCTCGCTACGGCATCCTCTTTGACAACTACCAGGGTTTGTCCCACCTCGAGGCCCTGGAGATCCTGTCCAATGAGAGCGAGGCCAAA GTCCAAGCATTCCTGTCCTCCCTCACGGAGGAAGAGCAGCAGGAGGTGAAGAAGGAGTTGATTTTCATTAAAGAGATATTCATCAAGcaagatgaagaagaagaagagagggAGGAAACGGAAGGAGAGACAAAGGATAATG CTGCTGACGGTGAGGAGTTTGTTAGTGTTCTGACAGAGCTGCTGTTTGAACTTCATGTTGCTGCGACACCGGACAAACTCAGCAAG GCTCGTATGAGAGCCCAGGAATGGGTGAACAAGGTGGAGCAGCTGGGAGGAGAAGCATTTTCCGGAGAGAGCACAGAGGATCAGAAGGATGATGGCCAgaacaaaaaagaagagaaaaagaaggaTGAGGAGGAACAGCTTGAGGACAACAGGAGTGAGGAGGAAGACAAGGCGAAAGAGAGTGACCTCCAATCAGTAGAG GGCATCTACCGGTCATCAGTGGGCAGTTTGGCAGAAGTGACGGCTCGCAGTATCGAACAGCTCCACAAGGTGGCAGAGCTCATCCTTCATGGTCAGGAGCAGGAGAAGCCAGCAAGAGACCAGGCACAAATCCTCACCAA GTTGACATGTGCCATGTGTAAGGAGGTAGATTGTTTGACCAAGAGGTTCTCTGGTACACTTCTTTTAGTTGGG GCCCAAAGGAAAGCAGAGGAGTTGAATCCACTTGTAGACAGCGTCCTGCAGGAG GGGACCAACAGTACCAACTACATCCTTAATGCAtttcagctgctgctgccagtccTGCAGATCTCCCACATCCAGAGCCAACACCGCCAACCTGCAGCAGAGCCAGAGGCGAAGCCGCAGCATTGA
- the LOC124868707 gene encoding uncharacterized protein LOC124868707 isoform X1, with product MTKVAVAKLLLLVILAFIICLPEYFRIYSVSKVNFLCLPHLPCEQRYQERKAGNGRPRNGENERKSLCDPTPTPEHEQWEQICTQKTQRNTRGDSSRGWFMCKTDKNMEDFNSNISSKALMVFLEVSVSFQLNDTETMNLTLYGHSNHSFLYLQPPEEVGDQGGDGADQEEAFYCCLPLIPTSNSTNQSHCLLWLANQTVLTGTETERLPWQRAEKEWCRFRVIWLILLCVVFLIVVTAVIGKIYVGQRFNKKPILHHTDYHPANQQLKGRAYRLNQFQCGSGLSPIPEIESQESLSSSLISFSLPEEQGYWQKRHRSTEAH from the exons ATGACAAAGGTTGCTGTGGCTAAACTTCTCCTTCTGGTGATCCTCGCCTTTATCATCTGCCTCCCAGAGTACTTCAGGATATACTCAG TTTCAAAGGTGAATTTCCTCTGCCTTCCTCACCTACCATGTGAACAAAGGTATCAGGAACGAAAAGCAGGAAACGGGCGACCAAGAAATGGTGAAAATGAGAGAAAGAGTTTATGTGATCCTACTCCAACTCCAGAACATGAACAGTGGGAGCAGATCTGCACACAAAAGACTCAAAGAAACACAAGAGGAGATTCAAGCAGAGGCTGGTTCATGTGTAAAACAGACAAGAACATGGAGGATTTTAACAGCAACATCTCATCAAAAG CTCTGATGGTGTTTCTGGAGGTGTCAGTCAGTTTTCAACTGAATGATACAGAGACCATGAATCTTACTTTGTATGGCCACAGCAATCACAGCTTCTTATACCTCCAACCACCTGAAGAGGTGGGAGATCAAGGGGGTGATGGTGCAGACCAGGAAGAGGCTTTCTACTGCTGTCTTCCTCTCATTCCCACATCTAACTCAACCAATCAAAGCCACTGTCTCCTTTGGCTCGCCAATCAAACTGTTTTGAcaggaacagaaacagaaaggctgccatggcaacgggCAGAGAAAG AGTGGTGCAGGTTCAGGGTGATCTGGCTGAttctgctgtgtgtggtgttcCTGATTGTAGTTACAGCTGTTATTGGAAAAATCTATGTGGGGCAACGCTTCAACA AAAAACCTATTTTGCATCATACTGATTACCACCCTGCTAATCAGCAGttaaaag GAAGAGCCTACCGATTAAATCAGTTTCAGTGTGGGTCTG GACTTTCACCCATTCCAGAAATCGAAAGCCAAG AATCCCTTTCATCGTCGCTGATATCCTTCTCCCTCCCCGAAGAACAGGGGTACTGGCAGAAGCGCCACAGGAGCACAGAGGCGCACTAA
- the LOC124868707 gene encoding uncharacterized protein LOC124868707 isoform X2: protein MCKTDKNMEDFNSNISSKALMVFLEVSVSFQLNDTETMNLTLYGHSNHSFLYLQPPEEVGDQGGDGADQEEAFYCCLPLIPTSNSTNQSHCLLWLANQTVLTGTETERLPWQRAEKEWCRFRVIWLILLCVVFLIVVTAVIGKIYVGQRFNKKPILHHTDYHPANQQLKGRAYRLNQFQCGSGLSPIPEIESQESLSSSLISFSLPEEQGYWQKRHRSTEAH, encoded by the exons ATGTGTAAAACAGACAAGAACATGGAGGATTTTAACAGCAACATCTCATCAAAAG CTCTGATGGTGTTTCTGGAGGTGTCAGTCAGTTTTCAACTGAATGATACAGAGACCATGAATCTTACTTTGTATGGCCACAGCAATCACAGCTTCTTATACCTCCAACCACCTGAAGAGGTGGGAGATCAAGGGGGTGATGGTGCAGACCAGGAAGAGGCTTTCTACTGCTGTCTTCCTCTCATTCCCACATCTAACTCAACCAATCAAAGCCACTGTCTCCTTTGGCTCGCCAATCAAACTGTTTTGAcaggaacagaaacagaaaggctgccatggcaacgggCAGAGAAAG AGTGGTGCAGGTTCAGGGTGATCTGGCTGAttctgctgtgtgtggtgttcCTGATTGTAGTTACAGCTGTTATTGGAAAAATCTATGTGGGGCAACGCTTCAACA AAAAACCTATTTTGCATCATACTGATTACCACCCTGCTAATCAGCAGttaaaag GAAGAGCCTACCGATTAAATCAGTTTCAGTGTGGGTCTG GACTTTCACCCATTCCAGAAATCGAAAGCCAAG AATCCCTTTCATCGTCGCTGATATCCTTCTCCCTCCCCGAAGAACAGGGGTACTGGCAGAAGCGCCACAGGAGCACAGAGGCGCACTAA